The DNA sequence acaaccatgtggtcagggctgaagcccccctccgccggaagccctccagggcggagcagaagaccaccacaaccgtgtggtcaggacggacatcccccagggcggagcagaagaccaccacaatcgtgtggtcaaggcggaagccctccagggcggagcagaagaccaccacaaccgtgtggtcagggcaaacgctccccagggcggagcagaagaccaccacaaccgtgtggtccaACCAACGGGAGGAAGACAATCTGGCAATCCCATGGTGTacatactggactccagaagatcggtgctgacccAACACTGTTCATGAAGAttcttggtgacttgcatttgtacatgaagatcattggtgacttgtatttgtacatgaagatcattggtgacttgtatttgtacatgaagatcattggtgacttgtatttgctcatgaagatcagtggtgacttgcctttgttcatgaagatcaccggtgacttgactcagtccttgaagatcaccggtgacttgactctgtccttgaagctcaccggtgacttgactctgtccttgaagctcaccagtgacttgactctgtccttgaagctcaccagtgacttgacttgactctgaaaggtcaacggtaactagccctgactctggaaggtcaacggtgactagccctgactctggaaggtcaatggtgattagccctgactctggagggaccatgagcacctgacttgactctggagggtccatgagcacctgactcgactctggagggtcaaccggaacctgactcaactctggaaagtcatcGGGACATCGTGAGTGGACGACGACGCCTCGGAGAAATCCTGAGTGGAATCTGCAGCTTTGTGAAAGCTAGCAGTCAGCCCCACTGCCTCAGAGGGAACATCAGCAGGCTCCACCACCTTGTGAGTCCTGCGAGCCGACCACGCTGCTCGCACCGACATTAACTGTGAATCCCGCATGCAGCGCATCAGCCCGTGACGCTCCAGGAACAGGTGTGAGGCACTGGGTGCAGCCGACGAGGCCTCTGCTGACTCCTGGACTGTCGCCTCGGGAGAACCTTGAGCCGGCTCTGCAGCTAACTCCACCCTAACGGCTGAGCCGCTCAACTGCAGAGCCAGGTTGATGTAATCCTCCAGCGTCTCGTCGGGGTGCCAGAATGGCATAAGGGACTTGAAGGGCCGAAATAACACAAGCACTAGAAACATACGTGATACAACTGACATACAATAATCCAGGCAGGCAGAGTGGTGTGTGAGCCAAACTATATACTAGTGAACAaatggggaacagctgtgtgtgtgtgagtaattgaacaggtgtgcagagtgaaccaggtaatgagtccgggagcaagggagaaacacaggtggagcaactaaacagtaatgaggtgacaaggtgggcggggtaagaaaaggaaaggagagagcacatggcaccaaataaacacaacactcacagaagacagtgacagaaagacagaagactgtgacaaatATAAGACGTGTGTGGCCATGGCTTAGAGGAAATACTCATTCTAataatcctttaacggatttgaattatagaaatgtgatagtgtatgccaggttaaagagattggtctttaatctagatataAACTGAcaaagtgtgtctgcctcccgaacaattttAGGTAGATTGTTCTAGAGTTTGGgtactaaataggaaaaggatctgccacccgcagttgattttgatattctagatattatAAAATTGCCAGAATTTTGATATCACAGCGGACATGAAAGAATATAATGCGATATGAGCTCACTCAAGTATTAAGAAATATAGAGCGGAGTATCATCAACATCACTGTGAAAGCTAACACCACATTTCtagatatctcccaagggtaacatgtaaattCCAAAAAGCAACTATCCTAGTACTGAgctgtggcagggggggcgtggtttagcgaagtctgcagcgggagagagaatcaggagacgagcggtaagtgagtggtttgggcaaaaattatcatcacctgtttctcgttctagtaattggcgtggagagagtataaaacgccgggagaaacggatgcaagcgagagagagacggactgctgacccgaacCAGAAGGAGTGAACCGGAAGTTTGACAGAgagtgtcagaataagagtcaccgtttgggtgtttgtgattttctttgttctttgtttagttttggttaaataaatacgtcagcagtccagccgacccctttgtcctcttccttgccacacgaacttactacactggtgccgaaacccgggaaggaagaaggacggccgccgccatgcaaagcccgtcctccacgccgcttgcggatatcatcgcttccctcgcggtcctgcaccaagaacaacatcaggccctgctggacctgaggaCCGATCAGGAGAGACGATTCCAGGCCATCGttcaggcccagcaggaggaccgcgagaggttccggagctggatGGATCGGGAGGTTCGCGCCGAGGCCGCCGGGCCGCCCGCCGCCCCCATGCACCTGCCGCTTCACAAGATGGGGGCCCAGGacgatccggaggccttcctggagctCTTCGAAAAGTCGGCGGAGGCCTGCGGGTGGCCCCGCGAGCAGTGGCCGGTACGCCTAATACCCCTGCTCTCCGGTGAGGCCCAGGTGGCCGCGCAACAACTTCCggtggcgaacctcctggtcttcgacgacctCAAGAGGGCCATTATCCAGCGGGTCGGCCGGTCGCCAGAGCAACATCGCCAGCGCTTCCGATCCCTGGATTTGGGCGAGGCCGGCCGGCCCTTCgcgatggcccaacagctccgggactcctgccgcaagtggctactggccgagggaagtgacgtggagcatgtcgtcgacctggtggtgctggagcagttcatcgctcggcttcccaagaagacggccgagtgggtccagtgccaccgccccacgtcgctggactcggccatccatctggcggaggaccacatggtggcgtgcccaggggtcggcgcACCCCCACctgctaactctctctctccttctctctctcccccctctctctctcgccctgtccctctccctaggtcccgtccaccCGGCCCTCTTCGTGTCCCGCCCCGGGGGCGGGGCGGGATCGACCATGGACACTTCGGGAGCCCAAGGGCCCCGCCCAGGGGGGCAGGGATTGTGCCTGCTGGGGGGGACAGTGCTTCCGTTTCTCCACTCTCTCCGCGCCAATTCTCCAATCCACTCCCTGCCACtggggcggcgggtaggtctgggctggcctgttggcgttgcggggacccggagcatttcgtggacaggtgtccagcgatggaggtggggacaatgatccgggtcccggatgtcccacaggtcacccccggtcaggctggcgagtaccaaatacccgtgagtatcaaggggggtacatatccggccttggtggattcgggatgtaaccaaacctcaatccatcaaagcctgattcaaccgggggcattggatacaagccgcgtggttaaggtgcggtgtgtacacggggatgtggtggagtatccggttgtcccaattagcattcatttccggggacaaaagcatagtgtagaggtggcgtttagtccccacctccggcatccggtaattttgggaacgaattggcccgcgtttacggttttattggggtcgttatgtgcggatgcctcttggggaaataaggcacggaaggaggCCGTGCGGGTacaggtgggagaaactgagccaGGGTCGCTGTGGTCTGCTTCAGGGGAACCGAACGAAATCGGGAGACTAATTCTCTCGGAgcgtgatgactttcctctggagcagtctcaggatgagacactaaaacatgcgtttcaacaggtccgcgccatcgatggccagtctcttcaacctgccctcccgctctcctatccgtattttgccattttaaaagaccggttgtatagagtgacccaagacgctccgacaaaattgaatacaacccaattgttaattccaaagagccgccgggaaatgcttttccaggcggctcattctaatcctatggcgggccatttgggacaggccgcaacactaaatcgcctcatggcccgcttcttttggccgggcattcatgacaacgtgcgcaggtggtgcgcgtcttgtccggaatgtcaattggtaaacccaccggccgccccaaaagcgcctttgcgccctcttcccttaatgcaggtccccttcgagagaattggcatggacctcatcgggccattagagcgatcggcacgaggacatcgctttgcattagtcatagttgattatgcaacacgatatcctgaagcggtggccctccgcaacatttccgctaaaagtgttgcggatgccctgtttcgtcttatctcccgggtgagggttccaaaagaaatcctcaccgatcagggcacggcgtttatgtcacgtacgctacgcgaactgtacggattgttgggcattaaatcgattcgaactagcgtctatcacccacaaaccgacggcctggtcgaacgatttaatcgcacacttaaatccatgattcgtaagttcgttcacgaagacgccaaaaattgggataggtggctagagcccttgttatttgctgtgcgagaggtcccacaagcctccacggggttttcccccttcgagcttctctatggacgccagccccggggggtgctcgacgtactgagagaaacttgggaggagggaccgtctcagggcaaaaacgaaattcagtatgtgctggacttgagaacaaaactccacacattggggcggctatccatggagaatttgttacaagcccaggaccgccagagccagctgtataacaggggaactaggttacgcaaatttgcaccgggagagaaagtacttgtattactcccaacgtcgagctccaaattaatggctaagtggcagggaccgtttgaggtcgcacgacaggtcggagatctcgattatgaggtaatacggtccgataggaacgggtccAGTCAGatataccacctcaacctccttaaaaaatggaatgaggcggaatcagtgatgttggcaacggtgattggcggagaggatgatctcgggccagaggcgaatatcaaaccccaatccctcgccctggctccaggtggagaccacctctcgccgtcccaactcactgatGTAACGAAATTGCAGGCAGAGTTTGCCGACGTCTTCtcgcccctaccgggccgtactaacctaattcagcaccatatcgagaccgagccgggcgtggtagttcgcagccggccgtatcgtttacctgagcacaagaaacaagtagttcaggctgaattgggcgctatgcttgacatgggggtaatagaagaatctaatagtaactgggcgagcccgatagttttagttccgaaaacggacggctcagtccgattctgtgtagattaccgcaaggtgaatgctgtgtcgaaattctacgcgtatccaatgccgcgggttgacgagttgcttgatcggctaggcacggctcgcttttattcgacattggacttaacaaagggctattggcagatccccttgtctccattgtccagagaaaagacagctttcacaacgccgttcggattacaccaatttgttacccttccgtttggcttgttcggggccccagctaccttccagcgcctcatggatcggattctacggccccatgctgcatatgctgctgcctacctagatgatattattatatttagtaatgactggcagcggcatatgcagcatctgagggctgtcctgaggtcgctgaggggagcggggctcacggccaacccaaagaagtgtgcgattgggcgtgtggaagtaaggtatctgggcttccacttggggcatgggcaggtgcgtccccaaattgataagactgccgctattgcgacctgcccacgacccaagaccaaaaaggaggtaagacagttcttggggctggcgggatattatagacggtttattcctaattattcggacctcaccagccctttgactgaccttactaaaaaggaggtaccagatacggtccagtggacggagccgtgtcagcaggcctttactcaggtcaaggctgctctgtgtggcgggccgctgttacactctcctgatttttctctcccttttctgttgcagacagacgcatcggacagggggctgggggcagtcctgtcccaggagatagagggggaggaacggccggtgctgtacattagccggaagctctcgaagagagaggctaagtacagcaccatcgagaaagagtgccttgccatcagatgggccgtcctcaccctccgctattatctcctgggacgggagttcaccctctgttcggaccacgctccgctgcagtggctccaccgcatgaaggataccaacgcgcggatcactcgttggtatctagctcttcagccttttaagttcaaggtgatccacaggccgggtgttcagatggcggtggccgacttcctctccagaaatggggggggggggggggggctgcaggccggatggctccccggcctgagtcgggcggtgggggtatgtggcagggggggcgtggtttagcgaagtctgcagcgggagagagaatcaggagacgagcggtaagtgagtggtttgggcaaaaattatcatcacctgtttctcgttctagtaattggcgtggagagagtataaaacgccgggagaaacggatgcaagcgagagagagacggactgctgacccgaaccggaaggagtgaaccggaagtttgacagagcgtgtcagaataagagtcaccgtttgggtgtttgtgattttctttgttctttgtttagttttggttaaataaatacgtcagcagtccagccgacccctttgtcctcttccttgccacaCGAACTTACTACATGAGCATTATGGTATTACATATTgtacttgtgattgatatgatactaCTTCATTCAATGCTGTGAATTGATGACAGCCAGATAAGTATGATTTGTACCATGCCAATGCAATTCCACTAATGCCAGCCTAATTTTGTAGTCTAtggaaaagaatgttgtggtcgatAGTTCCAAAATCAGCATTAAGATCCGGTAGCACTAACAGAGAGATACAATCAAGAtcggatgataagagcaggtcatttctAATTCTTATGAGATCAGTCTCAGTACTAaggatatggtctaaatcctgactggaaatcatcACAGATAATATTTATCTCTAACAAGGAACATAGCTGAGAGGGTACTGCCTATTCtagtatttttgtataaaattagtCTGTAATTATCTAATTCTCTAtgatcaagttgtgtttttttaataagaaGCTTCATAACAGTCTATTTAAACAGATTAAAAGTAAGCAGATCTAGGCGTTTTTAGAGCTTTTCTAGAAGTAGAAGTACTTTCCTGCcatgcaatacaaaatacctctagtttttttTCCTTCCATCTGTGCTCCATTctctgggctgctctctttaaggCATGAGTGttctcattataccatggtgtcagactgttttcctccTCCTTAGAGCAACCATatctaaagtgctagaaaagagtcTCGGCCCAACAAAGTATGAATGGCCTGTGTTATAAACTGTGACGTAAGACTAGTCTTGCAtatttagttcaccccaaaatggacCAGTATTATTTGCACATTTTCACTTAATGTAACTTCTGCTACTTGACTTCACGGAGTAAGGTTCATGATATTAATATTAGCCACAAAATTTtgcaataaataactaaaatgtaaaaaattacataGACTGcaacaattaaaatttttaaccTCTAGTAGACaagatattttgtttatttatttgtagaagGATCATGATCTCTATTTGataccaaaaaatgtaaaatgtgataaATATATCCAGAACTGTGCAGCCTACTTCTGTTTCTCCCATGGCATACAATGACGGGCAATTATTAAACACCTACATCCCTCAtacccagagatgtatagtaacgaagtagaactacttcagtactgtacttaagtactaaaaggcggtatctgtactttactagagtattatttttttctcctacttccacttttacttcagtacatatttttgctgagtttaatacttttactccgatatactcgttacaattataaaaatgttacgaatcattccattacaaaccactgccagaactgtagatggcaggtttgatgaagctggcacatcattgagcgaatcaagcgattaagaagaatgtgcatgctgactgaacttctgtgaagagagaaatgaacaccgagccgagccagataatgactcgttcacgagtcaagaaccgcatgcatcggttctcggatgaccagtactgttagttctttctgacagttcgattcaataaaccagttgaagaaaacagttcaccgattcttttgcgctcgacgcaatggcgtcattggcgttgactgcacctgggctcataacattaacacagaatcagttcagaatcaatcaccaaaggAATCAGTTTGGTTTAGATgccctgtgtgtcggtttgcttcacgttaaatcacacatgcgcagtatcatcagctcctcggttcacgaatcggacgcgtctgacagaaacggttcttgactcgtgaacgagtcattatctggctcggctcggtgttcatcttcagttctctcttcacagcagttcagtcagtgtactgtttgattcaattaattactccgggatattggtttgttttaactcagtgggagtgtcagacacattaaacaagttaacagcttaattcatctgtggattaatgcgtattggagacgcgaaccgtttaaaacgattcagttcgatttggtgaactgtttcaaaaagatccggttacatcgaatgattcgttcgcgaaccggatatcacaaactgctttgttttgaactgtcttacaacagacacggaagagaagacaatgctgaataaagtcgtagtctttgctatttttggaccaaaatgtattttcgatgcttcaaaaaattctaaatgaccctctgatgtcttacgggtttgaaacaacatgagggtaagttattaatgacataattttgcaaattgggctaactaaccctagtaaccgttttttgtttacaaaaagttacagtcacAGGatttgtgattgtcctttaggttaatcatttgaaatagtaaaaacaatatgttcaaacttttgactactttctttaatagctacataacacaatacttctacttttactttcagaacttgagtagtaaattttaaaatagactacttgcaatacttaagtacaaaaaatgttgaatactttagtacttctacttaagtgtggtgcttaaagagcacttcaacttctactcaagtcacttttttgatagagcacttgtacttttactcaagtatgggtctctagtactttatacatctctgaaaataaagtgtgatcaaaaaaaaaaaaaaaaaaaaaaagaccttcagGCTTCAGCAGCGTCCATTATAAAACACTCATGCTTTTAAGCCAAATACATgctgaaaataataattctagACATGACTCATCATAGGGCACCATAGGGGATTTTGAAGTGGGTATACAGAAAGCTGACAGAAAAAGGAGTAGGTATTCATCGTATACCTGCATACACCCTCCACTACACCACTGATATGGAGTATACATGAGACTAGATAATGATCTTTTAACATCAATTTCAtgagacagtattaaatctaatgTATGATTATGACAATGAGTAGGCCCTGACATGTTCTCTATGTCATGATCCGGGTTCCTCTTTCTCTGTCCCCTCTTGTGGTCATCATACACACTCTTTCACTACACCATCACCTTCCTCTAACCTGTTCCCTCTTTTCCCCTGATTCTTACTGCTATTTCTTCCTGCATTCTCTATTGGGATCTTCTACTGAACCTGGCGTGGCTGCCGCACATCCCGTATCCCAGTATTTAGTTTCTCTGCTACTTTTCTGTTAATGCTCAGGGTTTACAAGCGAAGAATTCTGTTTGACTGAAACCTCAGTTTCCGGAGTGGATTTATGTTTCCCATTGATTCTATGactgtttctcattttcattaaagTGTGCGATTGAGAATCTCGCCTTTTGGTCCTCTATCTCCCACCTAACACTCTAACCCCAATGGAGTTCAGAATtccaatgcatttttttattagtagtatggatattaaaatcacgaacaattaagactttatctgcaacCAACACTAACTCAGACAGAAAATCAGCAAAATATTTGATCAAATCTCTATGATGGCCAGTACAAATGTCACTGTACAAATGTTTACCTTACTAACCATttactttactaactattaataagcaacaaattaagagtttactgaggcaaaaatCATAGTGAATGGTTTATTAACAGTGAGATttggaccataaaataaagtgtgatcaagaaaaaaaaggcactatatacatatttttttcctttgcaaAAAGTATGGATATTCTTCAAGAAACCAATCTAGATggctaaatgttaattaaaaacccTTTGTTTGCAGTGAACATATAAGCCCTTACACTTTCCAGGATTACACTATTTGATAACTGTAATTGAACACGTTGTTACCACCAAACTAAATACACCCATACTATAGCAAAATGTTCATTcacattcttaaaatattaaaaacaaaggcCAAAACAGTATCTGCACACACAGCTCTCACTCTCAAAAACCCACTATCCAGTCCAAATCATAGCCAGTGAAACTAGTGACACTGTTTACAATGTGTGTAACATAAGATAATTTTGTCAGATATACATGAGTGAATTAACTCTCTGAGTGAAATGTCTAAATACCCAAGTAAATGATGTACTTAtgtcaggggcgattctaagattttgattttaggggggctcagcccccaataagggtatgattaaaaaatattattttactattagggtagggttgtatactactaaccttattgcaatccactattccattgtattccctgtatttcatatatgggagtaggagtactgactgagccatatttaacactgtaaaaaaaactaatacagttttttacatgtgaccagtcactggaaaattttgaattgggaatgtagattgtttttttttttttttttttttttttacaataaaggcttcctgattcagtattaggacattcatgtttatcctttgatgataccactgctttttcttatgaaatgtacgtggaaattggcagaaaattaaaacaacataagggttcaatgactgcaatgaatcttgggaacacagtggtattgtgtgtgtgaggctgtctgttctattctcacctgactgttgctcatttgcagacctactcccgcacgacaaaaaaaatgttgtatatccatctacaatgaaatataaattattatattttatttttattattattaatttttagctttttagcctttataatcaacaatacggttggttatacatcaagtcagcccctgaacatttatttcatttcaaatcatttaactaaccagctaatattcattaagaatatagacaaaacatgtattaatgtaattgtctattggcaatatgtttaatctgttctatatttatttatatttattaaaaataacatcattatcaatttgccacttctataaatcaattacttaaaattaaaaaaaaaaaacacagatccctttactcttactctaatatatgtatcatgatacactaatgattaattattacttaatacaaaattatgttaaataatagaaaacaaaataactccacatgatgtttctctctctgtgccatttagtactttcagacaatgatgtgtgtcgttaataatttattttgcatggctgcataatgtaatgccgaaatacaaaataatatgttttcaatttcaaaaagtaaattaaaataaatcatgatcgttttctaaagtatgttttcatgggtgttaatcgcttcatttttgttggaaaaaaaaacatctgtcacactgtgataaaggctgaaagtgaacgcagcgaagacgtactggtattggatgcgagaacacatacaccacacgcacacacacacgcacacacgcacacacacacacacacacacacacacacacacacacacacaccttgtactctctgatgttcgctctgctcggcgcccctgtggattgaaaaacgcgctgaatccatgcagatgTGGCAGAACGAGGGGAGCTCGTAATTCGTGGGGCACTAGGGCCTAGCTTTTTAGAATAGAATAACTGCAACTTTACAAAAACCGACTACGCCACTCTGACATCAGAGAATGAATGATACCCTTTATCTTAAGACACACAAGTTCGTTGCACTAGTAAGGAACAGACATGCAAATCATACAAAAGgagttctttattattaaaagcaGACAGGAGTAAACCGGGCGTACCAGGCAAAACTCCTCACGGCATCTGACCATCGAATGGATGTGTTATAGAGGCAGAGGAGTTTTACAATCATTCAAAAGTCAATCactacaaaataaacatacaataaaaccttaCACTCAAAAGCTTTTCAGCCACGGGCTAAAGAACAAGGAACCAAACCACACACTGTAGAGTAAACttatcactcacacacaaaatcGGTGCGTCTCACTGCACACAGCACCCAGTGTTCAAAACCACCACCAGCACGCTGAGGAAAAGGAGGATTCCTGACTGAAGCCCCTGGCATCTAGCAGAAAGAGAGTTTACAGTTgcccacacatacacaaaaaaagaaaaagatcacgATTAGAAAAATCACAATGAAGTCaatataaacagcaaaaaaacacaaatactaaTAATCCAAAAACACTTCACTGAAAACTATAATTCACACTAACACAAtctcaaaacaaagaaacaaaaaaacaaaacaaattactaATAACATCATCCAACCCACATAACAAACCACTCTTACAAATCAGACTAAATGAAACAGACAAAAACCACAAAACAGTAGGTTAGGACAACGGCGATTCCTCGCATTAAATACGGAAGAAAGGCAGAGAGGAAAAGATCTCAGACACCTTAGAAGGGAAACACAATGGTTAAATGCCCGCCTGAATGCCCAATGGTCTCGACCCAACAAGGAAAAGACTCACCCGCCGATAGAACCATGTCAATCACTTAAAACAAACCACTCTAGATCGCTCGTTGATTTGTT is a window from the Carassius gibelio isolate Cgi1373 ecotype wild population from Czech Republic chromosome A13, carGib1.2-hapl.c, whole genome shotgun sequence genome containing:
- the LOC128026733 gene encoding uncharacterized protein LOC128026733; the protein is MAQQLRDSCRKWLLAEGSDVEHVVDLVVLEQFIARLPKKTAEWVQCHRPTSLDSAIHLAEDHMVACPGVGAPPPANSLSPSLSPPSLSRPVPLPRSRPPGPLRVPPRGRGGIDHGHFGSPRAPPRGAGIVPAGGDSASVSPLSPRQFSNPLPATGAAGRSGLACWRCGDPEHFVDRCPAMEVGTMIRVPDVPQVTPGQAGEYQIPTDASDRGLGAVLSQEIEGEERPVLYISRKLSKREAKYSTIEKECLAIRWAVLTLRYYLLGREFTLCSDHAPLQWLHRMKDTNARITRWYLALQPFKFKVIHRPGVQMAVADFLSRNGGGGGGLQAGWLPGLSRAVGVCGRGGVV